In a genomic window of uncultured Flavobacterium sp.:
- a CDS encoding outer membrane beta-barrel protein: MTKSLAYLLFFLLICSVSNAQSNDIVIKGTIVDINTQLPLEMATVYFSTVKDSTVIEYATTDKNGVFRINTKKIDKPVFLKVNYMGYQPLVEEHKGILESKDFGKLYLLESVNALNNVVIKTEAPPITIKKDTLEFNASSYKVRPDANVEALLKQLPGVDVDNTGKVTVNGREVTQFLVNGKTFFDKDGALILKNLPADIIKKVQVSDFKTKKEEFAKQESTSDNSSINLTIDEKKNKGFFGKILGGYGSDDRYESSLMLNFFKDQQKISVLASSNNINSTGFSMDDVFDSMGGGRNSKNANQSSSGGKGITQSNLAGINYFDALSKKLDITSSYNFSNSINNNDSKSNQINFLPTGNILTASDSKARNENTGNKVNLELDYRINPTTHIYVSPSFNQTRANSDSKSSTASEDENGQALNESKSESKSESTNNNFMNTINFNKTFEKESRNLSFVFNNNNTRNDSNTMNLSETIFYQDGKPNDERNQNSKNNTSSDSYSLDLEYTEPITDSLKIRFGSDFDWQKTVNDQKTFDFDAATESYSDLNLSLTNYITSRQSSVSPKFGITLKKSKFIVNLSTKTSIIDYDNHSLYLGNSTDLNKTYALPFANALIRYKFSRSKNLTLKYDYSNSLPSATQLLPVLNLTNPLNTVIGNPNLNPIEKSSAGIDFKNFDFRTRSGYSMFIKADYYNNDVVSTSVYDDSGKRTTTYANISGTYIASIGGNWNQSVKRDAHVLRYGLGINGSYSFDKGFTNAVLYNAKATAITPRVYLTYEYGELLSISPSYSLTYNETNYENYTRDATSNVVHRINLQTTNYWPLNFIFGNDFGYTYNSNISSDFKKDFFLWNTSLSYGFFDKKLYAKIKVYDVLNQNQSATRTISATSIRDEENTVLKRYVMFSLAYKIGNFGGTEKGSRKRRGE; the protein is encoded by the coding sequence ATGACCAAATCTCTCGCTTATTTATTGTTTTTTCTTCTTATTTGTTCTGTCTCGAATGCGCAAAGCAATGATATTGTGATCAAAGGAACTATTGTTGATATCAATACACAATTACCGCTGGAAATGGCGACCGTTTATTTTTCGACGGTTAAAGATTCTACAGTTATCGAATATGCAACTACAGATAAAAATGGAGTTTTTAGAATTAATACTAAAAAAATAGACAAACCTGTTTTTCTGAAAGTAAATTATATGGGATATCAGCCTTTGGTCGAGGAACATAAAGGAATTTTGGAAAGCAAAGATTTTGGTAAATTGTATTTATTAGAAAGTGTAAATGCGCTGAATAATGTAGTAATCAAAACCGAAGCGCCGCCAATTACAATCAAAAAAGATACTCTGGAATTTAATGCTTCTTCGTATAAAGTTCGTCCGGATGCCAATGTCGAAGCTTTATTGAAGCAATTGCCCGGCGTTGATGTTGATAATACCGGAAAAGTTACTGTGAACGGGCGTGAAGTAACGCAGTTTTTAGTCAACGGAAAGACCTTTTTTGATAAAGATGGAGCTTTGATTCTTAAAAATTTACCTGCCGATATTATCAAGAAAGTTCAGGTTTCGGATTTTAAAACGAAGAAAGAAGAATTCGCAAAACAAGAATCTACTTCGGATAATTCAAGTATAAATTTGACTATTGACGAAAAGAAAAATAAAGGTTTCTTTGGAAAAATACTTGGAGGTTACGGTTCTGATGATCGCTATGAAAGTAGTTTAATGCTGAATTTTTTCAAAGATCAACAAAAAATAAGTGTTTTGGCTTCTTCGAATAATATCAATTCGACGGGTTTTTCTATGGATGATGTTTTTGATAGTATGGGCGGAGGACGAAATAGTAAAAATGCTAATCAAAGTTCCAGTGGCGGAAAAGGAATCACACAATCTAATTTGGCAGGAATTAATTACTTTGACGCATTGTCTAAAAAATTAGACATTACAAGTAGCTATAATTTTTCGAATTCGATTAATAATAATGATAGTAAATCAAATCAAATTAATTTTTTGCCAACGGGAAATATTCTAACAGCATCTGATTCGAAAGCAAGAAATGAAAATACCGGAAACAAGGTTAATCTGGAGTTAGATTACAGAATTAACCCAACGACTCATATTTATGTTTCGCCATCTTTTAATCAAACCAGAGCAAATAGTGATTCAAAATCAAGTACAGCTTCTGAGGATGAAAACGGACAAGCATTGAACGAAAGTAAATCAGAATCTAAAAGCGAAAGCACGAATAATAATTTCATGAACACGATTAATTTCAATAAAACTTTTGAAAAAGAATCGCGCAATCTAAGTTTCGTTTTTAATAATAATAATACCAGAAACGATTCGAATACAATGAATCTATCTGAAACTATTTTTTATCAGGACGGAAAACCAAATGATGAACGAAATCAAAACAGTAAAAACAATACAAGTTCTGATTCTTATTCTTTGGATTTGGAATATACAGAACCTATTACAGATTCCTTGAAAATTAGATTTGGTTCTGATTTTGACTGGCAAAAAACAGTAAACGATCAAAAAACTTTTGATTTTGACGCTGCCACAGAATCGTATTCTGATTTGAATTTATCGTTGACAAATTACATTACTTCAAGACAAAGTTCAGTTAGTCCTAAATTTGGAATTACTTTGAAAAAAAGTAAATTCATCGTTAATCTAAGCACTAAAACTTCTATTATTGATTATGATAATCATTCTCTTTACTTAGGAAATTCAACTGATTTGAATAAAACATATGCTTTGCCTTTTGCAAATGCATTGATAAGATATAAGTTTAGCCGTTCTAAAAATCTGACTTTAAAATACGATTATTCAAATTCACTTCCGAGTGCGACGCAATTATTGCCGGTTTTAAATTTGACGAATCCATTGAATACCGTAATCGGAAATCCAAATTTAAATCCGATAGAAAAGAGTAGCGCAGGAATTGATTTTAAGAATTTTGATTTTAGAACGCGTTCGGGTTATAGCATGTTTATCAAAGCAGATTATTATAATAATGATGTAGTTTCGACTTCAGTTTATGACGATAGCGGAAAAAGAACGACTACTTATGCTAATATATCCGGAACTTATATCGCTTCGATTGGCGGAAATTGGAATCAATCGGTTAAAAGAGATGCTCATGTTTTGAGATATGGTTTAGGAATCAACGGAAGTTATTCTTTTGATAAAGGTTTTACAAATGCTGTTTTATACAATGCAAAAGCAACGGCAATTACGCCAAGAGTTTATTTGACGTATGAATATGGAGAGTTATTGTCTATTTCGCCATCGTATAGTTTGACGTATAATGAAACTAATTATGAGAATTATACACGTGACGCGACTTCAAATGTTGTACACAGAATCAATTTGCAAACAACGAATTACTGGCCGTTAAATTTTATTTTCGGAAATGATTTTGGATATACTTATAATTCTAATATTTCAAGTGACTTCAAAAAAGATTTCTTCCTTTGGAATACAAGTTTGTCTTATGGATTTTTTGATAAAAAACTATATGCAAAAATTAAAGTTTATGATGTACTAAATCAAAATCAAAGTGCCACAAGAACAATTTCGGCAACCTCAATTCGCGACGAAGAAAATACGGTTTTAAAGCGTTATGTAATGTTTTCGCTAGCTTATAAAATAGGGAATTTTGGAGGTACAGAAAAAGGATCTAGAAAAAGGAGAGGAGAATAA
- a CDS encoding TonB-dependent receptor → MKNSIKNTLAILLFLTFSVSFAQTVEGVVSTSENIPLEAANIVIKGTTSNTTSDQNGKFTIDTRGKLPFTILIQYVGYKTTELEFTALPTAPIKTTLTEENALVEVVVSSRRRIEKVQDVPIAISVITGKQAEQTGAFNVNRIKELVPSVQLYSSNPRNTGINIRSLGSPFGLTNDGIDPGVGFYVDGVYYARPAATTLDFIDVEQIEVLRGPQGSLFGKNTTSGAFNITTRKPSFTSGADFEVSYGNYNFLQAKASITGGLTSKLAGRISFSGTQRDGLIDNVATGRPTNTLNNQGIRGQLLYTPSENTNIILAADITTQRPDGYAQVVAGVAPTKRAAYRQFDAIIKDLNYQLPSLNAFDRKIDHDTPWRSNQDMGGISLNIDTKIGGGTLTSTTAWRFWNWDPSNDRDFTGLQVLAKSQNPTRQTQFTQEVRYAGQLTSKISGVVGVFFIDQTSKTNGTEESGNAQWRFAQSTTSNLWKTPGLFEGYGIKTDASIRSSSAAVFGQLDWAITERFHILPGLRYNFDKKEADYARKTYGGLQTTDPALIALQKSVYSDQAFTSDTDKTDFSGNLTLTYKASDKINAYATYAKSYKPVGVNVAGLPTDSKGQPLLDLAVIKPEKVTHYEVGVKTSPFRNSVFNLAFFNTEIKDFQTNVQAAELGVNRGYLANADKVRVRGAELDASFVVNRNLTINGAATYTEGTYVKFTNAPLPLEETGTTVGGVQVAYKDVSGTDLPGVSRWAGSLGGELSDDAKFFGNAGKVFLALDSYARSEFSSSPSASKYLVVPGYAIFNARLGFRASEGLSIHFWGRNLLNKDYYEQLLPAGGNTGQYAGVIGDQRTYGITLKYNL, encoded by the coding sequence ATGAAAAATTCTATAAAAAACACTTTAGCAATATTATTATTTTTAACCTTCTCTGTTTCGTTTGCACAAACTGTTGAAGGTGTAGTTTCTACAAGCGAAAACATTCCTCTTGAAGCTGCAAACATAGTTATTAAAGGAACAACTTCGAATACCACTTCTGATCAAAACGGAAAATTTACAATTGATACAAGAGGAAAACTTCCTTTTACAATTCTGATTCAATACGTAGGTTACAAAACTACTGAGTTAGAATTTACTGCTTTGCCAACAGCTCCAATTAAAACAACTCTTACAGAAGAGAATGCACTTGTTGAAGTTGTAGTTTCTTCAAGACGTCGTATCGAAAAAGTTCAGGATGTGCCAATCGCGATATCAGTTATTACTGGTAAACAAGCGGAACAAACCGGAGCTTTTAACGTAAACCGTATCAAAGAACTTGTACCTTCTGTACAACTTTATTCTTCTAATCCTAGAAATACTGGTATCAATATTCGTAGTCTTGGTTCTCCTTTTGGACTTACAAATGACGGAATCGATCCTGGAGTTGGTTTCTATGTAGACGGTGTTTATTATGCTCGTCCTGCTGCTACAACTTTAGACTTTATTGATGTAGAACAAATAGAGGTTTTACGTGGACCACAAGGATCTTTGTTTGGTAAAAACACGACTTCTGGAGCGTTTAACATTACTACTCGCAAACCAAGTTTTACTTCTGGTGCTGACTTTGAAGTAAGCTACGGAAATTATAACTTTTTGCAAGCCAAAGCTTCGATTACAGGAGGCTTGACTTCAAAATTAGCTGGTCGTATATCTTTTTCAGGTACACAACGTGACGGTTTAATCGATAATGTTGCTACAGGAAGACCTACAAACACATTAAACAATCAAGGTATTAGAGGTCAATTACTTTATACTCCTTCAGAAAACACAAATATTATATTAGCAGCAGATATTACAACGCAACGTCCTGATGGATATGCGCAAGTAGTTGCCGGAGTTGCTCCAACAAAAAGAGCTGCTTACCGTCAGTTTGATGCTATTATTAAAGACTTGAATTATCAATTACCAAGTTTGAATGCTTTTGATCGTAAAATTGACCACGATACTCCATGGCGTTCAAATCAGGATATGGGAGGTATATCTTTGAATATTGATACAAAAATTGGAGGTGGAACTCTTACTTCAACTACAGCTTGGAGATTCTGGAACTGGGATCCATCAAATGACAGGGATTTTACAGGATTACAAGTTTTAGCAAAATCTCAAAACCCAACAAGACAAACTCAATTTACTCAAGAAGTTCGTTATGCTGGTCAACTTACCTCTAAAATAAGTGGTGTTGTAGGTGTATTTTTCATCGACCAAACATCAAAAACAAATGGTACAGAAGAATCTGGTAATGCACAATGGAGATTTGCACAAAGTACTACAAGTAACTTATGGAAAACTCCGGGTCTTTTTGAAGGATACGGAATCAAAACTGACGCTAGTATCAGATCATCAAGTGCTGCAGTATTTGGACAATTAGACTGGGCAATTACAGAACGTTTCCATATTTTACCAGGTTTAAGATATAACTTTGACAAGAAAGAAGCTGATTATGCCCGTAAAACATACGGTGGTCTTCAAACAACTGATCCAGCATTAATTGCTTTGCAAAAATCAGTTTATTCAGATCAGGCATTTACATCAGATACTGATAAAACTGACTTCTCAGGAAATTTAACATTGACTTATAAAGCGTCTGACAAAATCAATGCTTATGCAACTTACGCTAAAAGTTACAAACCAGTTGGTGTAAACGTAGCCGGACTTCCTACAGATTCAAAAGGTCAGCCTTTATTAGATCTTGCGGTAATCAAACCAGAGAAAGTAACGCACTATGAGGTTGGAGTAAAGACTTCTCCGTTCAGAAATTCAGTATTCAACTTAGCGTTCTTTAATACTGAGATTAAAGATTTCCAAACAAACGTTCAGGCTGCTGAATTGGGTGTAAACCGTGGATATCTTGCTAATGCAGATAAAGTACGTGTAAGAGGTGCAGAATTGGACGCTAGTTTTGTAGTTAACAGAAATTTAACGATAAATGGTGCTGCAACTTATACTGAAGGAACTTATGTGAAATTTACTAATGCACCGCTTCCATTAGAAGAAACCGGAACTACTGTTGGAGGAGTTCAGGTAGCTTATAAAGATGTTTCAGGAACAGATTTACCTGGTGTATCAAGATGGGCAGGATCTTTAGGTGGTGAACTTTCTGATGATGCTAAATTCTTTGGAAACGCAGGAAAAGTATTCCTTGCACTTGATTCTTATGCACGTTCTGAATTTTCTTCAAGCCCTTCGGCTTCAAAATACTTAGTCGTTCCGGGTTATGCGATTTTTAATGCTCGTTTAGGTTTCCGTGCTTCCGAAGGTTTATCGATTCACTTTTGGGGACGTAACCTTTTGAACAAAGATTACTACGAACAATTATTGCCAGCTGGTGGAAACACAGGACAATATGCGGGTGTAATTGGAGATCAAAGAACATACGGAATCACTTTGAAATACAATCTGTAA
- a CDS encoding Rrf2 family transcriptional regulator: MLSHKAKYALKALLYLAEQDENHISKTIEIADGANIPKKFLEQILLDLKRGRFVSSKQGKFGGYYLIKSKNEITLAEIHRLFDGAIALLPCASLNFYEPCSDCKTEEECSLRHGLMLIRDETLKAMQGITIASLIKK; this comes from the coding sequence ATGTTATCACATAAAGCAAAATACGCCCTTAAGGCCTTACTTTATTTAGCAGAACAAGACGAAAATCACATTTCTAAAACTATAGAAATTGCTGATGGAGCCAACATTCCTAAAAAGTTTTTAGAGCAAATTTTATTAGATCTAAAACGTGGTCGTTTTGTGAGTAGTAAACAAGGAAAATTTGGTGGATATTATCTTATAAAGTCCAAAAATGAAATTACTCTTGCAGAAATTCATCGATTATTTGACGGTGCAATTGCGCTTTTACCTTGTGCTTCTTTAAACTTTTACGAGCCTTGTTCTGATTGCAAAACTGAGGAAGAATGCAGTCTGAGACACGGTTTAATGCTTATTCGCGACGAAACTCTTAAAGCGATGCAAGGCATTACAATAGCCTCTCTTATAAAAAAATAA
- a CDS encoding tetratricopeptide repeat protein, whose product MRISFYFFIFCSYFTSYSQEFFDTDKIESGKQIEELNTIILQDPSAENYYYRGYNNYISENYPEALSDYNKALSLTPNDFNIYFSRGNLNIKLKDYESAIADFSKCISLDKTSQKAYFNRAFAERKIFNRTGAIDDYSKSIALKPDNNISAYQNRGLLKKELNLHKEAIADFDKVIAIDPKSVDAFQNRAISKAMLNSKDALLDFNAAVKLAPENAEVYFNRALYFINFKIKGDYCSDLKKAFNFGYLPAQEIIIELCKI is encoded by the coding sequence ATGAGAATTAGTTTTTATTTCTTTATTTTTTGTTCTTATTTCACCTCTTATTCACAAGAGTTTTTTGACACTGACAAAATAGAAAGCGGGAAACAAATCGAAGAACTAAATACTATAATCCTTCAGGATCCAAGTGCTGAAAATTATTATTACAGAGGTTATAATAATTATATAAGTGAAAATTATCCGGAAGCATTATCTGATTATAACAAAGCGCTTTCGTTGACGCCAAATGATTTTAATATTTATTTTAGCAGAGGAAATCTAAACATAAAACTAAAGGATTATGAAAGTGCCATTGCTGATTTTTCAAAATGTATTTCACTAGATAAAACCTCTCAAAAGGCTTATTTTAACAGAGCATTTGCTGAGAGAAAAATATTCAATCGAACCGGCGCAATAGACGATTATTCGAAAAGTATTGCTTTAAAGCCTGATAATAATATATCAGCCTATCAAAATAGGGGATTATTAAAAAAAGAACTAAATTTACATAAGGAAGCAATAGCAGACTTTGATAAAGTTATCGCAATTGACCCAAAATCAGTTGATGCGTTTCAGAATAGAGCGATTTCAAAAGCAATGCTTAATTCAAAAGATGCTTTACTTGATTTTAATGCAGCGGTAAAATTGGCACCGGAAAATGCAGAAGTATACTTTAATAGAGCACTTTATTTTATTAATTTCAAAATAAAAGGAGATTATTGCTCAGATTTAAAAAAAGCTTTTAATTTTGGCTATTTACCGGCACAGGAAATAATAATAGAACTTTGTAAAATTTAA
- a CDS encoding TPM domain-containing protein, with protein sequence MKIFKNKISGSKRIFQFTFLLVAFFTSNCIFAQFEIPKIPEKQTSVYDYANILSASEKAQLEEKLIRYSDSTTTQIVVITIESLKGEDVSQLATKWGQTWGIGGTKQDDNGVIILLAKNEKKIAINPGYGVEDRLTAGIGGTIIRNIIIPEFKAGSFYNGLDKGTDAIIDVFKGKFKGERKQTKGKDFPIFPFIVIVVIVLILLSRNKGGGGNSGNNGGGGPSLLDVILLSSLGRSSGSGFGGGFGGGSSGGGFGGGGGGFGGGFGGGGFSGGGSSGGW encoded by the coding sequence ATGAAAATTTTCAAAAATAAAATCTCAGGTTCTAAAAGAATTTTTCAGTTTACCTTTTTATTAGTAGCGTTTTTTACCTCTAATTGTATTTTTGCACAGTTTGAGATTCCAAAAATACCCGAAAAACAAACTTCTGTTTACGATTACGCTAATATTTTAAGTGCTTCTGAAAAGGCTCAATTAGAAGAAAAACTAATCCGTTATTCAGATTCTACTACGACTCAAATTGTAGTCATTACCATCGAAAGCTTAAAAGGCGAAGATGTTAGTCAACTAGCAACAAAATGGGGACAAACCTGGGGAATTGGTGGAACAAAACAAGATGATAATGGTGTAATTATTCTATTAGCCAAAAACGAAAAGAAAATTGCCATAAATCCCGGATATGGAGTCGAAGATCGCTTAACGGCAGGAATTGGCGGAACAATTATCCGAAATATTATTATCCCGGAATTCAAAGCAGGAAGTTTCTATAATGGCCTTGATAAAGGTACAGACGCTATAATTGATGTCTTTAAAGGAAAATTTAAAGGCGAACGCAAACAAACCAAAGGAAAAGATTTTCCAATATTCCCTTTTATTGTAATTGTTGTAATTGTATTAATTCTACTTTCCCGAAATAAAGGTGGTGGAGGAAATTCAGGCAATAATGGCGGTGGAGGTCCTAGCCTTCTCGATGTTATTCTTTTAAGCAGTCTTGGAAGAAGTAGCGGAAGCGGATTTGGCGGAGGTTTTGGAGGCGGATCTTCCGGTGGAGGTTTTGGCGGCGGTGGCGGAGGCTTCGGAGGAGGTTTCGGCGGCGGCGGATTCTCTGGTGGAGGTTCTAGCGGAGGCTGGTAA
- a CDS encoding TPM domain-containing protein yields the protein MSKVEDFLSKVEEQDIVEAIRIAEQNTSGEIRVHIEQTTSKVPFDRALEVFYDLKMNETQLQNGVLFYFAVADKTFAICGDKGINDVVASDFWDCTKDAMVAQFKSGNFKQGIVDGILNAGEQLKKYFPWSEGDTNELSNEISKG from the coding sequence ATGTCAAAAGTAGAAGATTTTTTATCCAAAGTAGAAGAACAAGATATTGTGGAAGCTATTCGCATAGCAGAACAAAATACTTCTGGCGAAATTAGAGTACATATAGAACAAACAACTTCTAAAGTTCCTTTTGACAGGGCTTTAGAAGTTTTTTATGATTTAAAAATGAATGAAACCCAACTTCAAAATGGTGTTTTATTTTACTTTGCTGTAGCAGACAAAACTTTTGCTATTTGCGGAGACAAAGGAATAAATGATGTTGTAGCATCAGATTTTTGGGATTGTACCAAAGACGCAATGGTGGCACAATTTAAATCCGGAAACTTTAAACAAGGTATTGTTGACGGAATTTTGAACGCCGGCGAACAATTAAAGAAATACTTTCCGTGGTCCGAAGGTGACACTAATGAATTATCAAACGAAATATCAAAAGGATAA
- a CDS encoding LemA family protein, whose protein sequence is MKKWLIPVGIIVVLIAIIAFWSIGIKNTGLQKSQAVNKEWGNVSTTYQRRNDLIGNLVNTVKGAADFEKSTLTAVIEARAKATSVTIDPSNVTPEQLSQFNQAQSGVSSSLSRLLVSVEQYPTLKANENFLKLQDELASTENQILTARTRFNEAVQDYNGYILSIPNKWFLDYKEKPYFEAVAGAEKPVEVKF, encoded by the coding sequence ATGAAAAAATGGTTAATCCCCGTAGGAATTATTGTTGTACTAATTGCTATTATTGCTTTTTGGTCAATTGGAATTAAAAATACTGGTTTGCAAAAAAGTCAGGCAGTTAACAAAGAATGGGGAAATGTGAGTACCACTTATCAAAGAAGAAATGACCTTATTGGAAATTTAGTAAACACAGTAAAAGGTGCTGCAGATTTCGAAAAATCAACATTGACAGCTGTAATTGAAGCTCGTGCAAAAGCAACTTCTGTAACAATTGATCCAAGCAATGTAACTCCGGAACAATTATCTCAATTTAACCAGGCTCAAAGTGGAGTATCTTCTTCTTTGTCAAGATTATTAGTTTCTGTTGAACAATATCCAACATTAAAAGCAAATGAAAACTTCTTGAAATTGCAAGATGAGTTGGCTAGTACTGAAAACCAAATTTTAACGGCAAGAACTCGTTTTAACGAAGCTGTTCAAGATTACAACGGTTACATCCTTTCTATTCCGAACAAATGGTTCTTGGATTATAAAGAAAAACCATACTTTGAAGCTGTTGCAGGTGCTGAAAAACCAGTTGAAGTAAAATTCTAA
- a CDS encoding MerR family transcriptional regulator — MHIELSKDKRYYSIGEVAKAFNVNASLIRFWDSEFDILKPKKNAKGNRMFTPDDITNLQLIYHLVKERGFTLEGAKTHLKEGQKKTLDKFEIIRKLETIKTQLNEIKNEL, encoded by the coding sequence ATGCATATTGAGCTTTCAAAAGATAAAAGATATTATAGTATTGGCGAAGTTGCCAAAGCTTTTAATGTCAATGCATCATTGATTCGTTTTTGGGATAGCGAATTTGATATTTTGAAACCTAAAAAGAACGCCAAAGGCAACAGAATGTTTACGCCGGACGATATTACAAACCTGCAATTGATCTATCATTTGGTCAAAGAAAGAGGTTTTACACTCGAAGGCGCCAAAACTCATTTGAAAGAGGGACAAAAGAAAACATTAGATAAATTCGAAATAATACGTAAATTAGAGACCATAAAAACACAATTAAACGAAATTAAAAACGAATTATAG
- a CDS encoding peptidoglycan DD-metalloendopeptidase family protein: MAKVKYYYDSENLAYTKIKTRKRIKIGYGLLFLLASALFGFLVFVLLINTPYFETPKDRLQAREIENLKLQYAILNKKMDEIDDVTEALENRDNNIYRVYFNKTEIPDSIRKAGFRDPERYKILEGYNNSQLVLNTTKRIDRLSKELAIQSKSLDEILKLASTKGNLLLAIPAIQPVRNENLKRMASGFGYRTDPFTKVRKMHNGMDFTANTGSPVYATGDGVVERADAAASGFGNHVVIRHGFGYESLYAHLSKYNCHAGQHVKRGDVIGYVGSTGRSEGPHCHYEVHKDGKVVNPLNFYYGNMSAVEYVAISQMANQENQSLD; encoded by the coding sequence ATGGCGAAAGTAAAATATTATTACGACTCAGAAAATCTGGCTTATACGAAAATAAAAACCAGAAAAAGGATCAAAATTGGTTATGGTTTGCTGTTTTTGCTGGCCTCTGCACTCTTTGGCTTTTTAGTTTTTGTACTTTTAATTAACACGCCTTATTTCGAAACACCAAAAGATCGTTTGCAGGCACGTGAAATTGAAAATTTGAAATTGCAATACGCCATTTTAAACAAAAAAATGGATGAAATTGATGATGTAACCGAGGCATTAGAAAATAGAGACAACAATATATACAGGGTTTATTTTAATAAAACTGAAATTCCGGATTCTATTCGAAAGGCAGGTTTTAGAGATCCTGAACGTTATAAAATTTTGGAAGGTTACAACAACTCTCAATTGGTATTGAATACAACAAAACGAATTGACAGATTGTCTAAAGAATTGGCGATTCAGTCGAAATCACTGGATGAAATTTTGAAATTGGCGAGTACAAAAGGTAATTTATTATTGGCAATTCCGGCGATTCAGCCTGTTAGAAATGAAAATTTAAAGCGAATGGCTTCGGGTTTTGGATACAGAACTGACCCTTTCACGAAAGTGCGAAAAATGCATAACGGAATGGATTTTACCGCCAACACAGGTTCTCCTGTATATGCCACAGGCGATGGCGTTGTAGAAAGAGCCGATGCCGCGGCGTCAGGATTTGGAAATCATGTTGTGATCAGGCATGGTTTTGGATACGAAAGTTTGTACGCTCATTTAAGCAAATACAACTGTCACGCCGGACAACATGTCAAACGTGGCGATGTTATTGGATACGTGGGAAGTACCGGAAGATCTGAAGGTCCGCATTGTCATTATGAGGTTCACAAAGACGGAAAAGTCGTAAATCCGTTGAATTTTTATTACGGAAATATGTCAGCTGTCGAATATGTCGCAATTTCGCAAATGGCAAATCAGGAAAATCAGTCATTAGATTAA